A single window of Ammospiza caudacuta isolate bAmmCau1 chromosome Z, bAmmCau1.pri, whole genome shotgun sequence DNA harbors:
- the LOC131571215 gene encoding gamma-secretase subunit Aph-1b-like, producing the protein MTLAVFFGCTFIAFGPAFGLFIFTIARDPLRIIILIAGAFFWLVSLLLSSLIWFIAVKASDPQDERLQKGLLIFGVMFSVLLQEAFRFLYYKLLRKAIEGLVALSEDGYSPISIQQMAYVAGVGFGLMSGAFSMINLLADALGPGTVGIHGDSQLYFLTSAFMTMVLIFLHTFWGIIFFHGCEHRRWWEIAAVIIMHLTVSGLSFCNPMYVGSLVPSYLLMAAAAAWAYLLSGGSVQNLQRFLLCLQSGASPQPGS; encoded by the exons ATGACGCTCGCCGTCTTCTTCGGGTGCACCTTCATCGCCTTCGGGCCCGCCTTCGGCCTCTTCATCTTCACCATCGCCCGCGACCCGCTCcgcatcatcatcctcatcgCCGG GGCTTTCTTCTGGCTGgtgtcactgctgctctcatCCCTCATCTGGTTTATCGCAGTGAAAGCCAGCGACCCCCAGGATGAGCGGCTGCAGAAGGGGCtcctgatttttggggtgatgttctctgtgctgctgcaggaggcctTCCGCTTCCTTTACTACAAGCTCCTCAG GAAGGCCATTGAGGGGCTGGTGGCCCTCAGTGAGGACGGCTACTCCCCCATTTCCATTCAGCAAATGGCATATG tGGCTGGCGTAGGCTTTGGTCTCATGAGCGGCGCCTTCTCCATGATCAATCTCCTGGCAGACGCATTAGGGCCTGGCACTGTGGGCATCCATGGGGATTCACAGCTGTATTTCCTGACCTCAG CTTTTATGACCATggtgctgattttccttcacaCCTTCTGGGGGATCATCTTCTTTCATGGCTGCGAGCACCGGCGCTGGTGGGAGATCGCAGCAGTCATTATCATGCATCTCACTGTTTCGGGGTTG TCGTTTTGCAACCCCATGTACGTGGGCAGCCTGGTGCCCTCCTACCTGCTGATGGCTGCTGCCGCTGCCTGGGCTTACCTGCTCTCGGGGGGATCCGTGCAGAACCTGCAGCGCTTCCTGCTCT GTTTACAGAGCGGAGCCAGCCCCCAACCAGGATCCTGA
- the CA9 gene encoding carbonic anhydrase 9: protein MNRAALRVSLLLPLLLLPAPARAGSEQEHGGEETPHSAGKGHSHWSYEDLKHWSTDYLDCGGTKQSPINVDTAQAIFSPDLRPIQLSGYSLPANQLLKLKNNGHTVVLELPDSLALAGGYAQQYRAAQLHLHWGSPAGPGSEHTLNGRRFAAEIHVVHYNTKYDSLTEAMVHPDGLAVLGAFLEVGHGENQYYHEILKHLHEIEEVGQETLVPGFNIAGLLPANLKLYFHYNGSLTTPPCYQTVKWTIFNQTMLLSHHQMSLLVSTLKSPEDELLQNNYRPVQSLHGRRVLASFQTSPSVKHIPGSDDSATAEGHSSSFHAGDVLAVLFGVLFAVTALAFLLYIYKHRSQNTRLDSPTKSKVIYTAASTENTA, encoded by the exons ATGAACCGCGCCGCGCTGCGGGTCTCGCTCCTACtcccgctcctgctcctgcccgccccggcccgTGCCGGCTCCGAACAGGAACACGGCGGCGAAGAGACCCCGCACTCCGCGGGGAAAG gcCACAGCCACTGGAGCTATGAAG ACCTGAAGCACTGGAGCACGGACTACCTGGACTGCGGGGGCACCAAGCAGTCACCCATCAATGTTGACACAGCCCAGGCCATCTTCAGCCCTGACCTGCGGCCCATCCAGCTCTCTGGGTACAGCCTGCCTGCCAACCAGCTGCTCAAGCTGAAGAACAATGGGCACACAG ttGTCCTTGAGCTGCCCGACTCGCTGGCCCTGGCTGGTGGCTATGCCCAGCAGTACCgagctgcacagctgcaccTGCACTGGGGCTCCCCGGCAGGACCCGGCTCCGAGCACACTCTCAACGGGCGCCGCTTTGCTGCCGAG ATCCATGTGGTCCACTACAATACCAAGTATGACAGCCTTACAGAAGCAATGGTTCACCCAGATGGCCTGGCTGTACTGGGAGCCTTTCTGGAG GTTGGGCATGGGGAGAACCAATACTACCATGAAATACTTAAGCATCTGCATGAAATCGAAGAAGTAG GACAAGAAACCTTGGTGCCTGGATTTAACATTGCCGGTCTGCTGCCTGCCAACCTGAAACTCTACTTTCACTATAATGGCTCTCTGACCACCCCTCCCTGCTACCAGACAGTCAAGTGGACAATCTTCAACCAGACCATGCTGCTCTCTCATCACCAG ATGTCACTGTTGGTTTCCACCCTGAAAAGCCCTGAGGACGAGCTTTTGCAGAACAATTACCGACCAGTGCAGAGCCTGCACGGGCGGCGGGTGCTGGCGAGTTTCCAGACCTCCCCTTCAGTGAAACACATTCCTG GTAGTGATGATTCAGCAACAGCAG AAGGACACTCCAGCTCATTTCATGCAG GAgatgtgctggctgtgctcttCGGGGTGCTCTTTGCTGTCACAGCACTGGCCTTCCTGCTGTACATCTATAAGCACCGCAGCCAGAACACACG GCTGGACTCGCCAACCAAATCCAAGGTCATCTACACGGCAGCCAGCACCGAGAACACTGCGTGA